One window of Trichoderma breve strain T069 chromosome 3, whole genome shotgun sequence genomic DNA carries:
- a CDS encoding peptidase a4 family domain-containing protein, whose product MKSVTLVANVFLVATAALASPLAARKQAAMDSIRARAAARRSNRFQAGSNIGNGTADVESTNWAGAAITTSGITEVTGTFTVPQPSVPAGGSSRNEYCGAAWVGIDGYSDADLIQTGVLWCVEGGEYLYEAWYEYLPASLVEYSGISVSAGDVVTVTATKTGTNSGVTTLSSGGRTVSHTFSRESSPLPGTSAEWIVEDFTSGSSLVPFADFGSVTFTGASALINGATVSPGSGSAVIIDLEDSRGNIITGTTVSGSSVTVNYE is encoded by the coding sequence ATGAAGTCCGTCACTTTAGTCGCAAACGTCTTTTTGGTGGCCACTGCCGCCTTGGCGtctcctcttgctgctcgcAAGCAGGCAGCTATGGATTCTATTCGCGCTAGGGCCGCTGCTCGTCGTTCTAATAGATTCCAAGCCGGTTCGAACATTGGCAATGGAACTGCCGACGTGGAGTCTACCAACTGGGCAGGCGCTGCTATCACAACTTCAGGCATTACCGAGGTAACCGGCACCTTCACTGTTCCCCAGCCCAGCGTTCCAGCTGGCGGCAGCTCTCGCAATGAATACTGTGGTGCTGCATGGGTAGGAATTGATGGCTACTCTGATGCCGATCTTATCCAGACTGGCGTCCTCTGGTGCGTCGAAGGTGGTGAATACTTGTACGAAGCCTGGTATGAGTATCTCCCCGCTTCGCTGGTCGAATACTCGGGAATTTCTGTCAGTGCTGGAGATGTTGTTACTGTTACTGCCACCAAGACTGGCACTAACAGTGGAGTCACGACGTTGTCGAGCGGTGGACGAACCGTATCCCATACCTTTTCCAGGGAAAGCTCACCCTTGCCCGGTACAAGCGCTGAATGGATTGTCGAGGACTTCACCTCCGGCAGCTCATTGGTTCCATTTGCTGACTTTGGATCTGTTACCTTCACCGGAGCAAGCGCCCTCATCAACGGAGCCACTGTTTCGCCAGGCAGCGGGTCTGCGGTTATTATTGACCTTGAGGATTCAAGAGGAAACATCATAACTGGAACAACTGTCTCTGGCAGCTCGGTGACTGTCAACTACGAATAA
- a CDS encoding GPR1/FUN34/yaaH family domain-containing protein, with product MGFRGVSNQSVFVANLCFLAGLGLLISAQWEMVRGNTFEYTVLAAFGLYYGGYGVLILPSMGILESYKGDTTEYYNAFGIYQLVWCILNLFFFIASLPTGGPNIIIYGGLELSYIFNCIAHFVRADGNVATSTSLMKAGGAFGFIASLAGFYMLGHELCQDVLPFRVPVYNTSRLAGRRKSSDQSN from the exons ATGGGCTTCCGCGGAGTGTCAAACCAATCCGTCTTTGTAGCAAACCTCTGTTTTCTCGCTGGACTTGGGCTCTTGATCTCGGCGCAGTGGGAAATGGTCAGGGGCAACACGTTCGAATACACAGTTTTGGCAGCTTTTG GGCTATACTACGGCGGTTACGGAGTGCTGATATTACCTTCGATGGGCATTCTCGAGTCATATAAAGGCGACACAACCGAGTATTACAATGCATTTGGGATTTACCAGCTTG TTTGGTGCATActcaatctcttcttttttattgCATCTTTGCCAAC CGGTGGTcctaatattattatatatgGTGGATTGGAGCTCTCATATATCTTCAACTGCATAGCGCACTTTGTTAGGGCAGATGGTAATGTTGCGACCAGTACCAGCCTTATGAAAGCAGGGGGCGCATTCGGATTTATTGCATCTCTGGCTGGCTTTTATATGTTGGGTCATGAGCTTTGTCAAGATGTTTTACCCTTTCGCGTTCCGGTGTACAACACGAGTCGCCTTGCTGGGAGAAGGAAATCGAGCGACCAGAGTAATTGA
- a CDS encoding HD domain-containing protein: MCQDEVASNGWTSVPRHAGTLFGDKLSTIEPLPLSISELGFPSSDEVVAKTIDYAKATLHPQTFNHSMRVYYFGMAITKQYFPKQAAGFNPATWALTCLLHDIGTAEEFLTATRMSFDIYGGIKALQVLKDIGASKDQAEAVSEAIIRHEDMGIHGEIAYLGQLIQLATTYDNTSVHPYVKNFEKLLHHTTVAEINEAHPRLKWSSFFSGTIRKEMTIKPWCHSGNLPNFDNEIEANPLMKEWDY, from the exons ATGTGTCAAGACGAGGTTGCTTCCAATGGCTGGACTAGCGTTCCCAGACACGCCGGGACTCTCTTTGGTGATAAGCTATCGACCATTGAACCATTGCCCCTTTCCATCAGTGAGCTCGGATTTCCATCCAGCGACGAAGTAGTGGCGAAGACTATTGATTACGCCAAAGCCACTCTTCACCCTCAGACTTTCAATCATTCTATGAGAGTGTATTATTTTG GaatggccatcaccaagcaaTATTTCCCAAAGCAAGCTGCTGGGTTTAATCCTGCCACTTGGGCTCTTACTTGTCTACTCCACGATATTGGGACTGCGGAGGAATTCTTGACTGCTACTAGAATGTCTTTTGACATCTATGGTGGCATCAAGGCTCTGCAGGTTCTCAAGGATATTGGAGCCTCCAAGGACCAGGCAGAAGCTGTTTCAGAAGCCATTATTAGACATGAGGATATGGGCATCCATGGAGAGATTGCGTATCTCGGCCAGCTAATTCAGCTTGCCACAACGTACGATAACACGAGCGTTCACCCCTATGTCAAGAACTTTGAGAAGTTGTTGCATCATACGACGGTCGCCGAGATCAACGAAGCGCATCCCCGGTTGAAGTGGTCTTCGTTTTTCTCTGGAACTATTCGCAAGGAGATGACCATTAAACCGTGGTGTCATTCAGGAAACCTCCCCAACTTTGACAATGAAATTGAAGCTAATCCACTCATGAAGGAATGGGACTATTGA